The Salvia miltiorrhiza cultivar Shanhuang (shh) chromosome 2, IMPLAD_Smil_shh, whole genome shotgun sequence DNA window tatatataactatatcaacattattatctatttattgaaaataaaaaatggagaTAATTGTTTTAAATATATACGTATAATATAGAAGATAATAAGCATttatactaatttttaaataaatttagagaCACAAATGACATAAAATTATGGACTCAATTTTATGGTTGAGCGCAATTTGTGGGCAATTGTGAACAATTTCTTTCACaacatatttattttcttacatTAAGTACGTGTTGGTTGGATAGATCACTACTACACTacgagggtgtttggctgagcttataagatcctaaaaacagcttataagttgtttaagagcttataaactccttcaaagtgtttggcaaaataagctcttcaacagcttataagatccaaaaataagctccaagagcttataagctccccaaaaaataagttcatctaccccaacttatttttttataatctcatatgcaacaatctttttacaaatattttcaactataatttattatttccatcatatatcatttaattaagctcatttttcttcgattttctctctctaaaaaaatattttctctctgtagcaaaaaaattctctctaacttataagctcaattatccaaacactttgacaacttataaactcttaaaaattacatcttatagagcttataagctctttaaaataagcttagtcaaacaccctctaagtcttAGGAATTGTCaagtttttatttatgataCACCTGCTAGCTCGTGAATTGTCCTGttttatactataattattatttgaggGCAAAATTATAAGAAtgactatatttttttattgctaattttattgttaatgtcttaaatattttatttggtgGATTTGACATTATTTAGTCTCATGATATGATATTTAGATAGATGAACTCGATCTAATATTTAGTCTTGAAACATTGCCACACAtgattaattttatcatataataaattttggcCTCcattataacaaaattaatttcaaaccAATTCAATACGAGGCAGCCGGCAGGATAGACACAAGCAGTGTTAGGATCAACTGAAGCACCAACCATTTTTTTCACCTTTATATTTTGtatgtttttaattaatttatttattttattttagcacTTCTTGTCGTAGGAGAAATTAGATTTTAGTACCAGAAGAAATTAGATTTCAGTCCAtcaaaattactccctccgtcccgcgaagcgtgacccactttcctttttgggttgtcccactccacgaagcttgacctgtttctaaaaatagcaaaaaatttaccctttattcaccttttcactttttcacctaccacacttaacacacaaaatgccaatttcttaattcccgtgccgaaaagaaatgggtcacgcttcatgggacggagggagtattttttcgTGTCCCTTCTCGATTTAAACTAACTTTGGATCAATTTAATCTCGAagaaaatgactattttaacATCTAAATATATTGTGTAGATTAGATCATAATCTATTCGTTTTGCTAAAAGTGGCACACTTCTTTTCAACACGAGcattaagaaaaatgtataaattgaataaaagtGGTAAAATTcacatattttcaaaaaattattgttCCCATTTATAAACTTGGTCACAAATAGAGAGAGTAGCTAAAATGAAAACCGAGCTATTTTTAACAGGATGAGAGTAGCACTACTAACCAATATAAAAAAGTTATTATGTGAACTCGTTGTATAAAAACCCAAGTGATGGTAGTACAGATTTTTGTGAAAACTGATAATCACGATAAGCGGTGGGGcgaacactacaaaaaaacataGGATTACTGGcggcgtttgccgtcggtaatggcgagGCGGCCGCCGGAAAATGAACTACCGGCAGCGAGACGCCGCCGGTAAATTTCTCGTCGGTAACACAATTAACGGCGGCAAAacacgccgccggtaattaccggcggtaGGTACCGCCGTTATAATTCGTCGGTGAACGGCGGAGACCTGCCGGCACATTACCGGCGGTGTTTTTGACGCCGGCAATCTTCACCGGACGGCCGCGGTGTTTTCCTGCCGGAGACTATTTCATTGCCGGCGGCACGCCGGcataatgccgccggtaattttttttgaaatataattatttaattaattatttttatttctttatttatttatttattgcataagttagacgaacttcccagtcgatcacccatttgaaatttaattaattaattaattatttttatttatttatttatttatttaattatttattatttttatttatttatttatttatttattgtataagttagacgaacttcccagtcggtcacccatcttaagtgtgctctaagtcaagcacgcttaactttgaagttcctTTTGAATGGTCatcagtacagaacactcgtattattgatatatatagtacctattaattcatttaaagtctaattcaatatacaaaatcatatattcataaccttataatatatcGACATGGTATCCATGAGATgctgttaattacggatcgaactcgtttttgtctttatttttatgtcgcaaaagtatttatttattaatttgttattatattaatcaatctagtttatacaccataagtattttaatttgataattgtattttgaatttatttccatacgtccttatttttataaaaaacaagggagataatttgttataagataagtaatttgaatttatttccattcgtcgttattttgaatttattactttGTTACGAAGTAAGTGTaatgttgtttgaaaacatgaaattaatagttgctcaacataacataaatgtaaaaagaaagtgcgagtgtaattttgttcctaaacatagttcaaacaaatagttccaaaacattaattaaatagtccaaaacatgaaattaatagttccaAGACATGAAGTGCTGCTCAAGGTACCTGACCCGACCGCCTCATGAACTCCTCGAATTGAGCCATATGCTGCTCGagggcctcacgtgctgctcGAGAAGCCTCTCGTtcggcctcacgtgctgcttgTTCGGCCTGAAGGCGCtcttccagcgtggagatccgtgtctcatacagcggcggcggtggcttggcggcggcggctgggGGTCGGGCGAGGCGGCGACTGGGGGTGGGAGGCGCGgcaggggggggggggggttgagGGGAAGTCTGCGTGAAAATGGGATCTGGGTGATATTTAATTGCAGAATTACCGGCGGAaaaatgccgccgctaattaccgatgGCAATGTCGCCGGTAATCTGCAtatgtatataattttaaacttaaattaaattattttataaataccgACGGCgagccgccgctaattaccggcggcgaaaATGCCGCCGGTAAAAAAAACAAACGACCCGCCTTGTTTTGCCGTCGTTGGGCCGTCGGTAATTACTGGCGGGAAgttcgccgccggtaatttcgCCGGTATTtccgcgtttttttgtagtggaacCCGAGCAAGGTCTATTTAGAATGTGTTGTTCAGCGTCACGAGTCTACGAATCTCAATATAACCTACACTGGGCTGCTATAGAAGATTCTTCTTTATCTTTCTAATAGTACGTAAGATGCccctaacaaaaaaaaaagctacTACTCTTATCTTAGTACTACTCATATAAACTAAGGCGGGTTTGGAATCCCGAACAAAATGACCCGGTAACCTAGTACAGTTAAAAATATGCTAATAAGGATTAACATGcacactcatggagactgtggGTCACTTGCAACTGGTCTTGgtgtccgtggaaggaggcatCCTTCCCGGTGCGTGATCCATATCTAGAAAAATTATAAGCCGatcaactttatgaaatgacaaaaaatgtttagtaagcacatgTCATTCAAGTAAAATTATGTGTTACTATTGGTAGTATAATAAATGTAATATAaaatggtactccctccgtccctgaaataccttcctctttttcctttttgggacgtcccccaaataagttcttctttctttttttttcatttttggacaactaccccaccactaataatactttatttatttttacttttcactttttcatcgcTCTCagtactaattataacactttttcacattttcatcgctcccaatactaattataacataattttctccactatcaatacactttataatttttccttaaaattcgtgtcgtccccaaagaggaacttattttgtggacggagggagtatgttttttCACCTTATATTATGTATGTAAAACAAATAGAGAGACGAACTAAAATGGAAACCGAACTACTTTTAAAGGGATGAGGTATGTAGCTAGCTAATATAAACAAGTTACTATGCGAACTCATTTTATAAAGATCTAAGTGATGGTAGTACAGATTTTTATGAAAACCGGTAGTACagttaaaaatatactccaatGTTGGTTTAATAATAGTCTCTCTTCCATCTTACCTCTAGTCTTCAATTCTGATTTCTGAGATTAACTTCCTAATACTCTCCCGTCTTCCCTCTACCTCACCTCATATGCTTCTCTCTCTACTCTCCGTCAGAGATctgtgccgccgccgctgcaccACCCGACGACCACCTTCTTCCCTTCGTCGTTTTCATCAAATTCCAAACCCCTAACCCCTAACCCCTAATTTCAAAATTGCCTAGCGAGCACCTTCCTCTCTTCATCAGCTGCACTTCTGTACAAAGACAGAGCGGCTTCTCAAGTTGCCGCTTACGAGGTCAAGTTTGAAACCGAAATGCTACGTTTAAGTCGGTTTTAGCATGCTAGCAGATATAATATTCCTTAGGGctcaaattttgaattaatttttccGTGCATAGTGGTTTTGTTGGTGATAATTTGGTTTTCAGTTGCACAGGCATCGGTTGTTTGACGATTGCTCTCCTCCAATTTCATGGATCCAGACCCACCTTCGCCCTCTCCAAGAAAGGTCCGCGTTCATACGCATCTTAATTTCAAGATTAATTAAcgcatttttaattaatattattatctgattttattttttatttttttaaaaaaatggggGATTTCTCAGGTTAAGTTTCGTCCAAAAGCACCACCCCCTCGAAGAACCCGGCGACACACTACCACTGAAATGTGCTCTTAATAAAACTCAAGTATCGATTTGTATTTTCCACTTTGTATATATAATTCTCAAGATTGATATTGGAATTGGAATGAACTTCGCAGTGAGGAGGATAGTGGCGATGATAGCGAAGCGCAACAATTCCTTTCACGCAGACTTTCCGtaattctctctcctatttactcattttctctctcttctttacTTATTGTGTCTATGAGTCTATCTACTTGAATAATAATGACTACAGTAAGAAATTAGTTTATgatatcatgaaaaataaattatcataatCAATGATTTTACTTTGAACATGAGGTATTTATGAAGAAAGTTGTTGGTGAAAATTTTGCCAGTTGTGGCCTTGTGGCACTTTGCTTATTCATATGAGCTTGCTATCTCATTACAATTGAAGGTTtgaatgatttatttattcGAAATTTAAAAGgaacatatttaattaattgctCTACCTGTCTGCCTTGATAGTCTTGTGGGAAAAAACTTCTTATACAAGTCCTTTAGTAAGCAATACAGATAGAATACATAGTTAACAACAAAATGTTAAGCAATGTTAAGTTACGTTCATGTTAAATTAAATCTCTtcaaatagaaaaaagaaaattgaattaTACATGTTTATGTACATTATATAAGCTGATTACCGACATCTGAGCAAAATAATTTGtctaagaaaatattattgaattGGCATGCTGGTGAATTAAAAGGGTTTAGGACTTGCTCCCTGTTAAACATCTTATTGAACGTAGATCTTGTTTTCCAAGTTCATATATGTCAGCAGTATTGTTTTCTATTATTCTTTCCTGTTTTGGTCTTTCCAAATGTTGTAGGAGTGTATCAGCCTATTGATATATGTTGGAGTGTATCAACCCAAAGATTGTAGTCCTAGTTTGTCTACATATTTCTGAGGTAATTGTTGCTAGATAGATGTTTCTTACTGCTTCAATTTTCCAATGTGTAGGAGCATCTAGCAAGGCGGGGAGCAAAAGTGGAGAAGAAATGTAATCACTTTTCTGAAATTCCATTAGCTTGCAGTTTGATATAATtgttaattgtttgattttAGTGCCACTCTATAAAATTATTCAGTGACAAATATTAGCAGGTGCTATTGGGTTGATGGCTTTTATAATGTTTGTTATTTGTCTCATTATGAAACTAATGTCTGAACTTCAAACAATAGCTCCAGCGCAAGTTGCCTTTTCACATGGAGTTGCATCTAGTACCATAAGGAGCTTTGGCAGACAAAGGCAAAGGACTGATGATGGAAGCGAGAGGACTAATGATGGAAGTTCTGCGGCCTACTCAGAAGCGTCTACAACTGGTGAAATGCAAGACCATTTTACTTCTATACCAACTGCAGAAACACAAGGAGTTGCAGACAATACTGTTGATTTAACTGATGCTGCAATcgtgaagaagaaaaaagaatatCGAGAGCCTTGGGTAATTATAAATTGCTAACTCCTTCTATCTGCTTTTTTCAAACTATATGGAGAAAAATACTGAGGCTGAGCTTATGCTTTTAACTTTGTCTGCAGGATTATCATCATAGTTACTATCCTATTACCCTACCTCTCAGGAGACCTCATTCGGGAAACCCAGGTATATCTGGTGCATTACAGTGAGTTGGTGAGGTTGACAACAAATACAACTTGTATAGAACTTTCTAGTGCCCATTTTATGATGCTAAAACAAGATTTTTTGTCTTTCATCGAGGAACGGTGTGGGGCTGCAGGGGAATCTGGATGGTcccattaataaaatacttttgtggaaaaaataaaattaaatacaatcaGTTTAGCATAGCTAAAATGTCTTAATTCTTCAACCTA harbors:
- the LOC131011445 gene encoding uncharacterized protein LOC131011445 isoform X2 translates to MDPDPPSPSPRKVKFRPKAPPPRRTRRHTTTEIEEDSGDDSEAQQFLSRRLSEHLARRGAKVEKKSPAQVAFSHGVASSTIRSFGRQRQRTDDGSERTNDGSSAAYSEASTTGEMQDHFTSIPTAETQGVADNTVDLTDAAIVKKKKEYREPWDYHHSYYPITLPLRRPHSGNPEVLDKAEFEGALEYDENTLKSAEVLGLLDQDDTPKMLLFVFPSNLPVGRRPTNASRRETDDNMKAVENSRKNGKGNEKVMVGSVAKSSGNSNGIKGKEIAGSSIMSGYPLKKDTHLEELPEGYMGKMFVYRSGAVKLKLGDIMFLRVLTARSLKKLWQSTQRINSAVN